AGATTTCTTCACGACTTTCCAGTCTCTGAAAAAGTGGTCTTCAGGAAAATGGATCTAGTGCCTCAATCAAATTACAGGTGAACCTGAAAATGGCTCTAGTGCCTCAATCAAATTACAGGTGAACCTGAAATTTTGCAGAAGTTAATGCAGGTCTCTCaggtacatactgtataaatttcatcaaaattggaggTTGTCGCACTGGGAGCCCTAGGACACTTGATATGAAATGAGCCTGATATCAATTCATCACCTAAGTGGGACAGTTGTGTATCTAgcctttctagcagaaatactctgctTGCCTTCTTGATTGGTTTATtaaacataccgtatttactcaaatctaagccgcactcgaatctaaaccgcacctgaaaaatgagactcgaagtcaagggaaaaaaaatttcccgaatctaagccgcacctgaaatttgactcgaaattcaagggaagagaaaagttttaggccacgcCTCCaagtcgaaacaaagttggtccattgtaacatgagacataatttaggtcgaatggatgaagataaagctacagtagtttggttcgagttgtaatcttaacagttaagctttaccaagtagctatTGATATGtgccaggcgctccgtccgtattgatatgggtacccttcctttttcaggtGCTTCGTGTGGTTTggatcaattgcttattttgctttgatatgataagtgccgttctctttgttataggtgtttgcgttactctaagctgaaaatgcattattgtattgTGTCATGCATTTTTTGTCGCATTttggtaatgagtgtttacgacctgtcgccgcttgcagcatggcttgcttttgtgcgcactactgCCACTTAGAATTAAAAAGGAGAGGAATTGTCTtgttagcaaaacaatggcaatagactgctatttgttgttactcacactgctgctttctttgatgataatcaacaagaaccaaataatagtgtgtatgatagatgatgttctgaacgagagtttagcgaaaatttttctccatttgaaaatctttgcagatgcctctttagtacttTACATtccgcacagaaattagtcatcttagatttaaaaatctagtcagttgctgtgcttcatttctgaccgtATCACTGTTGAgcgtaagaataatatgaatataaacatgacatgatacgtatattcttccgcgtttgctgttgtctcaccctaGTTTCATAATTTgtgaggcagacaggatttaaatgagatagtagcaaacacaaaagaatacatggcataatgtttacattcttctaccttttcttttaatttatttactgatgcagacggtttcggcgccagtatttatctgtgGCTCCAAAGCATGCATGTGTAGCGgtgcatatattcgacggcagaagttagttacggcggcacctaccaacatatttcagaactttgcactcgattctaagccacaggcggttttttttattgcaaaaatcggaaaaaaagtgcggcttagattcgagtaaatacggtagtcattATGATAtcatggtcgctaatccctgtccCTATACTGATGCTGTTGAAAGATCAGGTGTGTTTGTAGTTACAGGGTATAAAATGCCATTGGTTATGTGCTATTGAactagttgctcaacagttttcggAAAACACATTCAATAGCATTTCACAAGCCTGTCAGTCTGTAACCTGTGCAGTGAATCTTTAGAAGTCCCATTGTATACCTGGAAGATAAAAATCACAACCAATATTGCATGCTCTGGATATTTCtttacttcttttttcacagtGGAATCAGTTTGCTgatacaagaaaataaataaaacaattaacTGCAGTCCACCTGGACATGCAAACAATACACAATAGTTTTGTCAGATGCAGTGAACACTACCCCTACTATGATGTTAATCTGTCTTTTTGATATACTTTCCACGAATCGCTAATTATCTCGGAGCTTTCTACTGCAGGCTTCAGCCAGCTCTCAATCCCGAGAATAACTTAAAGTGTGATCATTTTCCTGGAGGGCATATAACACGGTGTCTGAGCTACCAGCTACCCCACCCCAACCCTTTCTCGCGCCACCACCTGTCTCGAAGACCCAATACTGTCTTATATTTCGTGAATGGTATCTTTTACTCCTAGGTTATTTGTATACTAACTAGTTAAGTAACCAGCTTTCCTGGATATTTATTCTTGACATCTATTAGTTCATCTCCCTGCTGTCTGTCTGTGCTcccgcccccacccccgccccctatcagtctgactttttgatcacctggtatattaatgacttgccattctatattcacgaagatgcaaagctggtaatttttgccaatgatacaagtatagctatcacacccgccagacgagaattaactggtgaaattgtaaacgatggttTTCAGAAactcattaagtggttctctgtaaatgggctctcattaaactttgacaaaacacagtatatacagttccacacagtaaatggaatgacaccattaataaatatagacttcgatcagaaatcggtagctaaggtagaatattcaaaatttctaggtgtatgcattgatgaggggttgaactggaaaaaaacacactgaggatctgctgaaatgtttgagttcagctacttatgctattaaagtcattgcaaattttggcgatatacatctcagtaaattagcttactacgcctattttcattctctgctttcgtatggcatcatattctggggtaactcatcattgagtaaaagagtgttcattgcacaaaagcgtgtaatcagaataattgctggagctcatccaagatcatcttgcacACTCTTATTTAAAGAGCCAGCGATCTTCACTGTAgcccacaatatatatattcacttatgaaatttgttattaacaatctgaacgaattcaaaagtaatagcagtgtacatggctacaacactaggagaaaggatgatcttcactactcagggttaaatctaactttggctcagaagggggtaaattatgctgccacaaaagtctttgataacttacctaatagcatcaaaagtctgacagatagccatatagcatttaaaaggaaattaaaagaatttcttatggcaactccttctactcattagatgaatttttggatatagtaaatgggtaatttccccaaccccactaaataaataaataaataaataatgaacataaataaaaataaaaatattaagtgtcatgtaatattttgtgtaatgtaatgtcttgtatagacaccttttattaacttgacacattccacataattacgaagtgtcgtattcatgatctatggaacaagtgctaatctaatctaacgaatttcaccctgcagtttcattttcatgcatgatgctgcagttttttGTGTATGTTATTGTTTATGATGCTGTATATCCTGTACTGTGTGTCGTgtaatggtagaattttgcaggtacattcagttgtgtatgtgaatactatctgcaaaatgtgtcacagtCACAAACACAGGTAGGAGTAAATAAGTAAAAGCCGTAATGCCtcgtgaacagcaaaaatgtagtaactgagagacttttttctttttatcatttttTGGCAGTTGTCAGCTAGAAAAAATTCGGTAAAGGAAGTTTATTGCAAGTTACGAAGTGCTCACATTGTTAAATACTGCACGACTTAAGTCTGGATATTCGTTTGTCGTGGGCTGCACTcattttttcacccccaccccttttaTAGGCTGACGGTTGTCAgtcccacagtgattctttccaaacAGTAAGTGGTACATGTACAGAGTTAGATTGAAATCTGTCCACGCTTTAGGGGGAACTGTCGAACACACACACGTCCGTATATATGTCTATTTTCATAATATGTAGGGATTTAAGTTCAAACGATAAATTTTGGTTTGAAGTATATCAGAGTATTTTCGTCTTTTAAAACGATCCGTAATTTCAGGTAACCTGATGGCACCTACTAGCATAGAAGAGCTTCCCGAGGAGCTTTTGCTGGAGGTGTTCACTTACTTACCATTTTCTGACATCGTCACTTGCTCCCGAGTGAGTAGGCGGTGGCAGAGCGTGACGCACAGTAGCCGCCTGTGGAGGAACTTACGGTACCGGGGCAAAGGCGAGAACAGGCTGAAGGAGGCGTTCGAGATCACGAAGCTGGCGCACGGCTTCCACAGCCTGTCGCTGGAGCTGTGCCACGGCACGGGCGTGACGATGTCGCGGGGCGAGATCCTCGTGTCGCTCTCCCCACTGGCGTGGGTGGCGTTCCGGCCGACACTGGCGGAGGTGGTGGAGCGGCTGTCGCCGGACCTCACAGAGCTGACGGTGGCGGGTCCCGGCCACCTGGAGCACCACCTGCGCCTGGTGCACCGGCTGCTGCTCGTCGCGCCCTTCCGCCGCCTCACGTCGTTCCGCGCGCTCTCGCAGTGCGGTACTGTGGTGGACGACGCGACTCTGGGGGTGCTCTGCGATCACTGCCCTCTGCTCGAAACTCTCGTCCTCGAAGGCTGCCCCGCGGATCGGCTGACGGCCACGGGCGGTAGGTAACCTCCCTTCCTTCTGTCTCGTATATGGCGTGTCTGCGACAGCTCTTTAGCGCCGAATCGGTAAAAGTTAGGTGTTGAAAGGCTCGGTTCGGTAGTCGTGTATTTTTGGCTGTTCCAGCATTACCTAGTTGCCAGTACAGTATGAAGTATAGCTATTGTATGCTGTGTTGTATGAGAGTCAGTCAGAAAGCAGtaccaaata
This DNA window, taken from Schistocerca serialis cubense isolate TAMUIC-IGC-003099 chromosome 11, iqSchSeri2.2, whole genome shotgun sequence, encodes the following:
- the LOC126426493 gene encoding F-box/LRR-repeat protein 7-like; the encoded protein is MAPTSIEELPEELLLEVFTYLPFSDIVTCSRVSRRWQSVTHSSRLWRNLRYRGKGENRLKEAFEITKLAHGFHSLSLELCHGTGVTMSRGEILVSLSPLAWVAFRPTLAEVVERLSPDLTELTVAGPGHLEHHLRLVHRLLLVAPFRRLTSFRALSQCGTVVDDATLGVLCDHCPLLETLVLEGCPADRLTATGGLAQLCRLPRLRTLRLDRKLSFEDFSEMAACLNERLRRPDAAVHCGCKAHDLSFLPQCRGLVSLHLSPCDEFACALPRLRSLTLKCDDVQAVGDRLDAAVRVLPQLRELCLLGRWWVGDEHLRRIRAVAPVSYLYRSELSTTGKVCLGIRFERS